One region of Gorilla gorilla gorilla isolate KB3781 chromosome 15, NHGRI_mGorGor1-v2.1_pri, whole genome shotgun sequence genomic DNA includes:
- the SLC7A8 gene encoding large neutral amino acids transporter small subunit 2 isoform X4: MGQLFQCAVGHPGSRHLHSWEALGLGPDYHHGDCTDMQRNLPRAIFISIPLVTFVYVFANVAYVTAMSPQELLASNAVAVTFGEKLLGVMAWIMPISVALSTFGGVNGSLFTSSRLFFAGAREGHLPSVLAMIHVKRCTPIPALLFTCISTLLMLVTSDMYTLINYVGFINYLFYGVTVAGQIVLRWKKPDIPRPIKINLLFPIIYLLFWAFLLVFSLWSEPVVCGIGLAIMLTGVPVYFLGVYWQHKPKCFSDFIELLTLVSQKMCVVVYPEVERGSGTEEANEDMEEQQQPMYQPTPTKDKDVAGQPQP; encoded by the exons ATGGGTCAACTGTTCCAGTGTGCGGTGGGCCACCCGGGTTCAAGACATCTTCACAGCTGGGAAGCTCTTGGCCTTGGCCCTGATTATCATCATGGGGATTGTACAGATATGCAAAG GAACCTTCCCAGAGCCATCTTCATCTCCATCCCACTGGTCACATTTGTGTATGTCTTTGCCAATGTCGCTTATGTCACTGCAATGTCCCCCCAGGAGCTGCTGGCATCCAACGCCGTCGCTGTG ACTTTTGGAGAGAAGCTCCTAGGAGTCATGGCCTGGATCATGCCCATTTCTGTTGCCCTGTCCACATTTGGAGGAGTTAATGGGTCTCTCTTCACCTCCTCTCG GCTGTTCTTCGCTGGAGCCCGAGAGGGCCACCTTCCCAGTGTGTTGGCCATGATCCACGTGAAGCGCTGCACCCCAATCCCAGCCCTGCTCTTCACA TGCATCTCCACCCTGCTGATGCTGGTCACCAGCGACATGTACACACTCATCAACTACGTGGGCTTCATCAACTACCTCTTCTATGGGGTCACGGTTGCTGGACAGATAGTCCTTCGCTGGAAGAAGCCTGATATCCCCCGCCCCATCAAG ATCAACCTGCTGTTCCCCATCATCTACTTGCTGTTCTGGGCCTTCCTGCTGGTCTTCAGCCTGTGGTCAGAGCCGGTGGTGTGTGGCATTGGCCTGGCCATCATGCTGACAGGAGTGCCTGTCTATTTCCTGGGTGTTTACTGGCAACACAAGCCCAAGTGTTTCAGTGACTTCATTG AGCTGCTAACCCTGGTGAGCCAGAAGATGTGTGTGGTCGTGTACCCCGAGGTGGAGCGGGGCTCAGGGACAGAGGAGGCTAATGAGGACatggaggagcagcagcagcccaTGTACCAACCCACTCCCACCAAGGACAAGGACGTGGCggggcagccccagccctga
- the SLC7A8 gene encoding large neutral amino acids transporter small subunit 2 isoform X3: MGIVQICKGEYFWLEPKNAFENFQEPDIGLVALAFLQGSFAYGGWNFLNYVTEELVDPYKNLPRAIFISIPLVTFVYVFANVAYVTAMSPQELLASNAVAVTFGEKLLGVMAWIMPISVALSTFGGVNGSLFTSSRLFFAGAREGHLPSVLAMIHVKRCTPIPALLFTCISTLLMLVTSDMYTLINYVGFINYLFYGVTVAGQIVLRWKKPDIPRPIKINLLFPIIYLLFWAFLLVFSLWSEPVVCGIGLAIMLTGVPVYFLGVYWQHKPKCFSDFIELLTLVSQKMCVVVYPEVERGSGTEEANEDMEEQQQPMYQPTPTKDKDVAGQPQP; the protein is encoded by the exons ATGGGGATTGTACAGATATGCAAAG GAGAATACTTCTGGCTGGAGCCAAAGAATGCATTTGAGAATTTCCAGGAACCTGACATCGGCCTCGTCGCACTGGCTTTCCTTCAGGGCTCCTTTGCCTATGGAGGCTGGAACTTTCTGAATTACGTGACTGAGGAACTTGTTGATCCCTACAA GAACCTTCCCAGAGCCATCTTCATCTCCATCCCACTGGTCACATTTGTGTATGTCTTTGCCAATGTCGCTTATGTCACTGCAATGTCCCCCCAGGAGCTGCTGGCATCCAACGCCGTCGCTGTG ACTTTTGGAGAGAAGCTCCTAGGAGTCATGGCCTGGATCATGCCCATTTCTGTTGCCCTGTCCACATTTGGAGGAGTTAATGGGTCTCTCTTCACCTCCTCTCG GCTGTTCTTCGCTGGAGCCCGAGAGGGCCACCTTCCCAGTGTGTTGGCCATGATCCACGTGAAGCGCTGCACCCCAATCCCAGCCCTGCTCTTCACA TGCATCTCCACCCTGCTGATGCTGGTCACCAGCGACATGTACACACTCATCAACTACGTGGGCTTCATCAACTACCTCTTCTATGGGGTCACGGTTGCTGGACAGATAGTCCTTCGCTGGAAGAAGCCTGATATCCCCCGCCCCATCAAG ATCAACCTGCTGTTCCCCATCATCTACTTGCTGTTCTGGGCCTTCCTGCTGGTCTTCAGCCTGTGGTCAGAGCCGGTGGTGTGTGGCATTGGCCTGGCCATCATGCTGACAGGAGTGCCTGTCTATTTCCTGGGTGTTTACTGGCAACACAAGCCCAAGTGTTTCAGTGACTTCATTG AGCTGCTAACCCTGGTGAGCCAGAAGATGTGTGTGGTCGTGTACCCCGAGGTGGAGCGGGGCTCAGGGACAGAGGAGGCTAATGAGGACatggaggagcagcagcagcccaTGTACCAACCCACTCCCACCAAGGACAAGGACGTGGCggggcagccccagccctga
- the CEBPE gene encoding CCAAT/enhancer-binding protein epsilon, which translates to MSHGTYYECEPRGGQQPLEFSGGRAGPGELGDMCEHEASIDLSAYIESGEEQLLSDLFAVKPAPEARGLKGPGTPAFPHYLPPDPRPFAYPPHTFGPDRKALGPGIYSSPGSYDPRAVAVKEEPRGPEGSRAASRGSYNPLQYQVAHCGQTAMHLPPTLAAPGQPLRVLKAPLATAAPPCSPLLKAPSPAGPLHKGKKAVNKDSLEYRLRRERNNIAVRKSRDKAKRRILETQQKVLEYMAENERLRSRVEQLTQELDTLRNLFRQIPEAANLIKGVGGCS; encoded by the exons ATGTCCCACGGGACCTACTATGAGTGTGAGCCCCGGGGTGGCCAGCAGCCACTTGAGTTCTCAGGGGGccgagctgggcccggggagctAGGGGACATGTGTGAGCATGAGGCCTCCATTGACCTCTCCGCCTACATCGAGTCTGGGGAAGAGCAGCTTCTCTCCGATCTCTTTGCCGTGAAGCCAGCGCCTGAGGCCAGAGGCCTCAAGGGCCCCGGAACCCCTGCCTTCCCCCACTACTTGCCGCCTGACCCTCGGCCCTTTGCCTACCCTCCACATACCTTCGGCCCAGACAGGAAGGCGCTGGGGCCTGGCATCTACAGCAGCCCAGGGAGCTACGACCCCAGGGCTGTGGCGGTGAAGGAGGAGCCCCGGGGGCCAGAGGGCAGCCGAGCTGCCAGCCGAGGCAGCTACAATCCCCTGCAGTACCAAGTGGCACACTGTGGGCAGACAGCCATGCACCTGCCCCCAACTCTGGCAGCACCCGGCCAGCCTCTGCGCGTTCTCAAG GCCCCTTTGGCCACTGCCGCACCCCCCTGCAGTCCCCTCCTGAAGGCGCCCTCCCCGGCTGGCCCCTTACACAAGGGCAAGAAGGCAGTGAACAAAGATAGCCTTGAGTACCGGCTGAGGCGGGAGCGCAACAACATCGCCGTGCGCAAGAGCCGGGACAAGGCCAAGAGGCGCATTCTGGAGACGCAGCAGAAGGTGCTGGAGTACATGGCAGAGAACGAGCGCCTCCGCAGCCGCGTGGAGCAGCTCACCCAGGAGCTAGACACCCTCCGCAACCTCTTCCGCCAGATTCCTGAGGCGGCCAACCTCATCAAGGGCGTGGGGGGTTGCAGCTGA